The nucleotide window CACCGTTGTTTCACTCCCGGAAGAGGACGCGACCGAGGGAGGACGCGTTTCTTCCTTCGGTGTTCCTTGTTCCATGTTCGATATTCTAGATTCTGCCAGTTCGGGACGAACGAGGATGTCGTCCATCTGCTTCTGGGTCTCGAACCGGGGCCGCACCGGCTTGGGCGGGGGTAGCGTGATGCGCTCCTCGTCCGACGGGGTGGTTGGAGGTTCGGCGTTCAACGGCCGCAGTTCCTCTCCCTGGAATGTCAGCGCCTTGTTGAGGGCGGCCACGATGGCGTCGCGCAACTGGTTTGGTTTGCGGAAGCGGACTTCCTTCTTGGTCGGGTGGACATTGACGTCCACGAGCGAAGGTTCCATTTCGATGAAGAGGAAGACGGCGGGATAGCGGCCTTTGGTAATGAGCGAATGGTAGGCCTCGTTGAGCGCGTGGTAGACGACCGGCGCGGCGGCGGGGCGGCCGTTCACGAAGATATATTGATCCTGCCGATCCTTCCGACCGGTTTGCGGCAGGCCGGCATAGCCGGTAATCGTGTATTCTTCGTCCGCATGATCGATCGGCAGCAGCTGTTCGAAAAAGCCGTGGTTGTAGAGTTCGCTGATGCGGTCTTCCATTTTGCCGGCCATCGGCAGGTTGTGCACCATGCGTTCGTCCACCTTCAGGCTCATGCCGATGTCGGGGTGGGCGAGGGCGTGCACCAGGAAGAGCTGGCGGATGTGCGCTAGCTCGGTCTGTTCCGCGCGCAGGAATTTTCGTCGGGCGGGCACGTTGAAAAAGAGGTTGCGGATCTCGATGCGCGTGCCGACCGGGGAGCCAATATCCTCGCAGCCCAGGAATTTCCCGCCCGCAATCTGGATCTCGGTTCCGGCCAGATCCTCTTCCGGACGCGTGATTAAGGTGAAGCGCGATACCGACGAAATGGCCGCCAAGGCCTCGCCGCGGAACCCGAGCGTGTGGATGTTCTCGATATCGGCCTCCGACCGGATCTTGCTAGTGGCGTGGCGCTCGATGCTCAGCAGCGCCTGGTCGCGGTTCATTCCGCAGCCGTTGTCGGTGATGGAGATTAGTTGCCGCCCGCCGCGGATGACTTCCACATCCACCTGGGTGGCGCCCGCGTCCAGCGAATTCTCGAACAGCTCCTTCATCACGGAGGCCGGGCGTTCGACCACCTCGCCAGCGGCAATCTTGTTGATCACCTGGTCGGGCAGCATCTGGATAACGGGTTTTTCGCGCATCGGGGGAACATAGCAAAACGCCTCCCGCCAATGAAAGTTCCGCAACCCGGTTTTTGGCTGACAGGGGGATGGGCGGTCGCCGCTACGGCATGTGCCGTATTTACGCTCTTCCGGCCATCCATTCTAATCGGCCAATGTAGGGATTAAGTATGGCGAATGGTTGGCCGGGAAGATTGAAAAGCTTTTTTCAAGGGGTTGTCGAACGTCTAAATGACAGCAACTTGCGTTATGCCAATAAGTAGTAAAAAATACTAAAAAACGGCGAAGATTAATATTTATAAGCCGGTTTCGGGAGGATATAAATCCAGTTGATCCATAAACCGAAGATATACAGGTAGAAAATGAAATCTCAACAGATAAGGACAATTTCATGGCCGCGATGATGTACCGGCACCGGCCATCGCCGACGGCTCTGGTTTTGGCGCTTTGCATAATTCTAGTTGGATCGCTCTGCTCCTTTCCATGCGGCCAAGGCTGGCGGCCGGGGAGCTCGCGGTTTCCTCGATGATCCTGGTTGCCAGCATCACCTGCTTTGCCAGTGGGCTCTTATTGATCGTTGCCTTTGCGCGCTATCGGTTCACCCATCTATGGAAAAGCACCGGTGCGGCGCATTCGGATAAATACAAGAACCAGCACAAGAAACGGGGCAACAAGGGGCGGAAACCGCGCCGCTAGCGGCGGTCTTCGAAGCCGGGATTCGGGGCCGAGGCCGTTTTTTCGAAAAAAAATGTAAGAAAAACGATTAGGCAACGTACATTAGTTAACAAAGGAAGGGATGGAATAAACAAGATGCGGTGCGGTCTTAGATACCTAATAGGATTGCTTGGCATGGCTGCCTTGTTGTTGGCCGGTTGTGGCGAAGGGGCGATTGATGCCGTTAAAAATGAAAGCGCGGCCGACTCCCTGCCGCTGGATTTACAGAAGCTTCAGGGGGTTTGGAGCCAAGCTTCGACCAACGAATACAGCGTGTGCGAGGTCAATATCGATGGCTATACCGTGCGCTTGCGCCTCCAGGCACTAGGAGAGGAAACGATGCTGAAACGCAATGTGATGATCAGCGGAATCGATGATGAGCGCGATTTGCTGCTGCTGCATAATGGGCAGGCAGCCTGGAAATATGAACTGGTTCGGCAGGAGACGGGAGATCTCCTGATGTAAACGCCGGTTGAAAAGTGCACCGGGCGGCGGCCCAAAAGTGTAACACTTTTTCGTTAATTACCCCGCTTCCTTGCGGGTGTCAATTGCTCCTACGGTTTCTTTGTTTTCTGCCGCTGTCCCCGGCGGCGCAATGAGTCCTGCAACCTGAAGCTTTCACCATTGGCCTCGAGGATATGGACCCGGTGGGTCAGGCGGTCGAGCAAGGCTCCGGTAAGCCGCTGGGAGCCCAGCACCTCCGTCCATGATTCGAAGGGCAGGTTCGTGGTCACCACGAGGCTGGTGCGTTCGTAGGCCCGGCTGACGACTTCGAAAAGCAGTTCAGCCCCCAGCTTGGAGAACGGAACGTAGCCGAGTTCATCGAGAACGAGCAGGTCGGAGCGCTCGAGTTGCTTGAAGAACCGGTCAAGCTGCCTTTCCTCCCGGCGTTCGAGCAACTGCGTGACCAGGGCGGTGACGCCGAAGAACCGCACCTTGAAGCCCATCTGGCAGGCGGCGAACGCCAAGGCGGTGGCGAGGTGGGTTTTTCCGGTTCCGCTGTTGCCGATCAGCAATACGTTCTCCCGCTCCTTGATAAACTCGCCGTGGGCAAGCTCCCGCACTAGCGGCTGGTTGATCGATGGCTGCTCCTCGAACCGGAAGCTATCGAGGGTTTTCACGACGGGGAAACGGGCGGACTTGAGCCGGCGTTCGGCGGCCCGTTGTTCCCGGTCATGAATCTCCTGTTCGATGAGCCGCAGCAGGTAGGTCGAGTAGTCGGCCCCTTCGGCCTGGCAGACCGAGGCCATCTTGCGGTGCTCCCGCAGGATACTCGGCAGCTTGAGCGTTTTGAGGTAGTGCTCCAGCAGTACGTGTGACGAGGTCTGTGCACTCATGCGCCCACCTCCTGTCCGAGCAGGCGATTGTAATCGGCCACATCTGCGCTGGCGACCTGCACGTGGCGTAGATGCTCGTGTCCATCCAGGTTGAACCGGGTGCATCGCCATTCCGGCCGGGGAATGAGGAACTGGGCAATGGCGTCTCGGGAGGAGGCCCCGCAACGCAGCCCCTGCTCAACGGCCCGGGCCAGTTCCTTGGGTGAATGCTTTTCGAGCAGACGCAGCACCTTGATGTACTCCCGGGTTCCTTCGCCATCGAGATCGGCCTCCAGCCTGCTGCGCAGATCCCGAAAGCAGGATGGCAGTTTCCAGTCTTCCAATGGCCGGGCGTGGTCGAGCCCGCCGGGCTTGCGTTCGAGCAGTGCGAGATAGTGCACGGGGTTGAAATGGACGCCGGCCTTGCCCCACAACCGGGGATGTTCGGCGATGCATTCATCGCCCCGGCAGACCACAATCCGGTCGATATAGCCCTTGACCACCGTTTCGTAGTGGGCGTAGCGCACGGGCACCGAATAATCGTTGCCGTCGAAACGCACGAGCGACAAGGAGCTGGCGGTGCAGGTTCGCACCCGGCAGGACTCGAACGGCACGACCGGCAGATCAATAAAACGGCCACGCTCATCGGCCAGCAACTGCCCCTTCGTTCCGTCCTTGCCCCGCAGTTTACGCCCAAGCTCCTCCCGGCAACGCTCTTCAAGCATGCGGTTGAGCTCATCAAAGCTACGAACCTCCGGCACCGGAACCATGAAGTTGGAACGAGTATAGCGCACCATCGATTCGACCACGCCCTTTTCGTTACCTCGGGCCACGTTGCAGAAGTGTTCCTTGAACAGATAGTGGCTCTGGAGCTGGAGGAACCCGTCGGTGAGCTTGCGTTGGTGGCGCTTCATCACCTTGGCCACCATCACCCGCTCGTTGTCGTAGCTGATACGGCAGGGTACGCCATCGAAAAAGGTGAAGGCCCTCACATGCCCATCCCAGAAAACCTCCGTGCAGATCTTTTCGTAGGCCTGCACATAAACCGCATCCGAATACGGCAGGCTCATCACAAAAAATGCGACCTTCCGAAGCTGGCCGTTTATTTTAGCGAGGGCATAGCCGAAATCCATCTGCGCCTCGCCGGGCCGATGAGCCAGCGGAATGTAGACATCCTTCAACCGCACCCGGGCGTTGCGCACGGCATCTTTTACCTGCGTATACCCGCCGGTGTATCCTTCCTCTTTCAAGCGATCAAAAATCCGCTTGGCTGTATGCCGTTGCTTCTTCGGTAACTCCCGGTCCTGCCGGAGAATCTCTTCGATCCGGCCGAGAAACGGCCCGATCATGGGCTTCGACCTCGGCTGGGTCATCCGGTATCCAGGAGGCTTAGGATGCGCCAGAATCTTCTCCAGCGTCCTGGTATGAATCCTGTACTCGGCCTTAACCTGTCGTTTGCTGACGCCTTCAACAAGCACCTTTCGTCTGATGTCGATCCACCATTGCATGTCTATGTACACTCCTTTACCTCCCGGTTCCGAAACGGTTAGGCAACCACGTTGCCCGATCCGTCCGGAAATCCGGAAGTTTTAGTTGGAGTGTTACACTTTTAGACCGCCCCGCCGCCCGGTGCACTTTTCAACCGGCGTTTACATATCGTTCATTGTTGCTTCAGTAGCTATCTGGAAAGATATGGTTTAATCGGTTCGGAGATGGCGCAATGGGTTCATATATGTATAGGCAAAAACCAAATTTGGTGGCCTTGGTGGCGGCGTTGGTCAGCTTGGTTGGCGGCATTCTTACGATCTGTATGCTGCAGGCGCGGGATGGCGCAGGGATTGCCAGTCCAACGCCGGTGGGATTCCTCGCCTGCATAACGCTGGTGCTGACGGGGACTTTCCTGATTATCGCCTTTGCGCGCTACCGGTTCACCCACCTATGGAAGAGGGGCGAAGCCGCCCATTCGGACAAATACAAGAGCCAGCACAAGAAACACCACCACCATCACCGACATTCGCACCGCTAGGGCAACCGGCGGAGTCCTCGCTTATTCAAAGCAGTCGGTGATGACAACCTCATCCAACGGAAGCCTGTCCTTGGGAGGGTCGGGCTCGCCGATGGCCTTGCCGATGGCAACGGCCATGCAGATGGCATGGTCGCTGGGTAGGTTGATCAGGTCTCCGACTAAATCGTAGTCGAATCCGTCCATGGGGCAGGAATCGTAGCCCATGGACTTTGCGGCAAGCATGAGCGTTTGTGCGGCGATGCCGCAGGAGCGCATGGCTTCGTCGCGTTGAACCTGGTCGAGGCCGCTGTAGTATTGCTCGATGGCGGGGACGATGAATTCCTGCACCGGTTCCGGGGCGGATCGCCAATAACGGATCGGTTCCTTTTCCCAGGCTTTCAGGTCGGCGCAGAGAATAATCAGCACCGCCGCTTCGGTGACCTGGCTCTGATCCCACGCGGCATTCTTGATCTGTTCACGCAGTTCCATGTCCTGCACGAGCACAAAGCGCCAGTTCTGCAAGTTGAAGGCGGTCGGCGAGTGCAAGGTTAGCGAAAGGAGTTTGTCGGTCTCCTTCTTCGTCATTTTGTGGTCGGGATCGAAGTGCCGTACGGAACGACGATTCTGGATGGCAGCCGGGACATTCATGACTCTTTACCTCGTATTTGCGCTAGAGCATACGTGATCGGGCCAGGGGTGTTAAGTTTTAAGTATTAGGTTTTCGAGATCGATCGGGGGGCGTGTGGTGCACGACGGGGAAATTCCCCGCCTTTTTCATTTCCAAACCTTGGACGATTAGGCGAATAATACCGACTTTTCCAATCCATAGGGGTGTAACATGCTGGATATTCGATTTGTACGTGAAAATGCCGATGCGGTGAAGACCGCCATGAAAAACCGCAACGCGGATGTGGACATCGATGCCGTCATTGCGCTCGACGACCGCCGCCGCGCCATTGTGGCCGAGGTCGATGAGCTCAAGGCCGAGCGCAACCGCATCTCCAAAAGCATTGGCCTGATGATCAAGGAAGGCAAGGACCCCGAGGAAATCAAGGCGGAGGTTCGCGCAATGGGCGACCGGATTTCCGCCTTGGACGAAGAACAGCGCGAAGTCGAATCCAAGCTCCGCGAAGGTCTGCTCTATATTCCCAACCTGCCTTCGGCCACCACGCCCGTCGGACTGACCGAGAACGACAACCCCGTCATCCGCTCCTGGGGCGAAAAGGTGGAACTCGGTTTCGAACCCAAGGCGCACTGGGATCTCGGTGCCGAACTCGGTTTGTTCGATCTCGAACGCGGGGCCAAGCTCTCCGGTTCCGGCTTTCCGCTGTTCACCGGCAAGGGGGCCAAGCTGGAACGTGCCCTCATCCAGTTCATGCTCGACCTGCACACCGAGGAGCATGGCTACATTGAAGTGGCGCCGCCGTTCATGTGCAATGCGCAGACCATGACCGGCACCGGCCAGCTGCCCAAGTTTGCCGAAGACATGTATGCCATTCCGCTCGACGGCCTCTACCCGATCCCGACCGCCGAGGTTCCCGTGACCAATATGTATGCCAACGAGATCGTGGACAAGGAACTGCCGATCTGCCACACGGCCTACACCCCCTGCTTCCGCCGCGAGGCCGGTTCCGCCGGCAAGGATACCCGCGGCCTGCTGCGCGTGCACCAGTTCGACAAGGTGGAGATGGTCAAGTTCACCACCCCCGAAACCTCGGAAGAAGAACACGAAAAGCTGACGCTCGACGCCGAGAAGGTGCTTCAGTTGCTCGGACTGCACTACCGCGTCATTGAACTCTGCACCGGCGACCTCGGCTTCAGCGCCGCCAAGTGCTACGACATCGAGCTGTGGGCGCCTGCGCAGGACAAGTGGCTGGAGGTTTCCTCCTGCTCCAATTTCCACGACTACCAGGCGCGCCGCGCCAACATCCGCTACCGCAACGAAGACGGCAAGCCGGCCTTCGTCCACACCATCAACGGTTCCGGTGTTGCCCTGCCGCGTTTGGTGATTGCCATCATGGAAAACTACCAGAACGAAGATGGCAGCATCGACCTTCCCGAAGTGCTCTGGCCCTACATGGGCGGGCTGCAAAAGCTCGCCTAGGGGTTGGTGAAGGATGGTCGTTTTTTGAGCGGTGCTGTCAGCCCAAATGCCGGCGCAGCATCTCGAAGAGCGCTTCCTTCTTGACGGGCTTGGCGATGTAGTCGTCCATGCCGGCATCCAGGCATTTTTCGCGGTCGCCCTGCATGGCGTTGGCGGTGAGGGCAATGATCGGCACGCGGGTGCCGGAGCCGGACTCCTTTTCGTAGGTGCGGATTTGGCGGGAGGCTTCATAACCATCCATGCGCGGCATCTGGCAGTCCATGAAGATGAGGTCGAACTCGGTGCCGCCGGTCACCTTGCGCAGCGCCTGTTCGCCGTTCTCGGCCACCTCGACCTCGAAGCCCCCCTTGACGAGCATGCGCTTGGCCACGGTTTGGTTGACGAGGTTGTCTTCGGTGATGAGGATGCGCCGCGACCCTGCGCTGGTGATGGTTGAGGTTTCGACCTGCGGTTTGGCATCGGCCGTGCGGGGAGGGTGCATGGTCGCGATGTCGATCG belongs to Pontiella desulfatans and includes:
- the mutL gene encoding DNA mismatch repair endonuclease MutL; its protein translation is MREKPVIQMLPDQVINKIAAGEVVERPASVMKELFENSLDAGATQVDVEVIRGGRQLISITDNGCGMNRDQALLSIERHATSKIRSEADIENIHTLGFRGEALAAISSVSRFTLITRPEEDLAGTEIQIAGGKFLGCEDIGSPVGTRIEIRNLFFNVPARRKFLRAEQTELAHIRQLFLVHALAHPDIGMSLKVDERMVHNLPMAGKMEDRISELYNHGFFEQLLPIDHADEEYTITGYAGLPQTGRKDRQDQYIFVNGRPAAAPVVYHALNEAYHSLITKGRYPAVFLFIEMEPSLVDVNVHPTKKEVRFRKPNQLRDAIVAALNKALTFQGEELRPLNAEPPTTPSDEERITLPPPKPVRPRFETQKQMDDILVRPELAESRISNMEQGTPKEETRPPSVASSSGSETTVPAKEDHGSRITDHATASPSASPWGWCRIVGQLGGNYVVLETEDGYVLMEPRAAHERVLFEKFMRAAHRHEVPKQGLLAPETMDLLPSDALVVRKHIDVLQELGFGVSEFGGDTFIVDALPVYVQNEPAETLLVEIVREIEKAGKKRGAHELVREQIAQAACQTAVRTKDQLSDREIEKLVADLAKTEMPYTSPRGRPTLIYTSFAELNRKFSRD
- the istB gene encoding IS21-like element helper ATPase IstB, with the translated sequence MSAQTSSHVLLEHYLKTLKLPSILREHRKMASVCQAEGADYSTYLLRLIEQEIHDREQRAAERRLKSARFPVVKTLDSFRFEEQPSINQPLVRELAHGEFIKERENVLLIGNSGTGKTHLATALAFAACQMGFKVRFFGVTALVTQLLERREERQLDRFFKQLERSDLLVLDELGYVPFSKLGAELLFEVVSRAYERTSLVVTTNLPFESWTEVLGSQRLTGALLDRLTHRVHILEANGESFRLQDSLRRRGQRQKTKKP
- the istA gene encoding IS21 family transposase; amino-acid sequence: MQWWIDIRRKVLVEGVSKRQVKAEYRIHTRTLEKILAHPKPPGYRMTQPRSKPMIGPFLGRIEEILRQDRELPKKQRHTAKRIFDRLKEEGYTGGYTQVKDAVRNARVRLKDVYIPLAHRPGEAQMDFGYALAKINGQLRKVAFFVMSLPYSDAVYVQAYEKICTEVFWDGHVRAFTFFDGVPCRISYDNERVMVAKVMKRHQRKLTDGFLQLQSHYLFKEHFCNVARGNEKGVVESMVRYTRSNFMVPVPEVRSFDELNRMLEERCREELGRKLRGKDGTKGQLLADERGRFIDLPVVPFESCRVRTCTASSLSLVRFDGNDYSVPVRYAHYETVVKGYIDRIVVCRGDECIAEHPRLWGKAGVHFNPVHYLALLERKPGGLDHARPLEDWKLPSCFRDLRSRLEADLDGEGTREYIKVLRLLEKHSPKELARAVEQGLRCGASSRDAIAQFLIPRPEWRCTRFNLDGHEHLRHVQVASADVADYNRLLGQEVGA
- a CDS encoding nitroreductase family protein — protein: MNVPAAIQNRRSVRHFDPDHKMTKKETDKLLSLTLHSPTAFNLQNWRFVLVQDMELREQIKNAAWDQSQVTEAAVLIILCADLKAWEKEPIRYWRSAPEPVQEFIVPAIEQYYSGLDQVQRDEAMRSCGIAAQTLMLAAKSMGYDSCPMDGFDYDLVGDLINLPSDHAICMAVAIGKAIGEPDPPKDRLPLDEVVITDCFE
- the serS gene encoding serine--tRNA ligase, whose protein sequence is MLDIRFVRENADAVKTAMKNRNADVDIDAVIALDDRRRAIVAEVDELKAERNRISKSIGLMIKEGKDPEEIKAEVRAMGDRISALDEEQREVESKLREGLLYIPNLPSATTPVGLTENDNPVIRSWGEKVELGFEPKAHWDLGAELGLFDLERGAKLSGSGFPLFTGKGAKLERALIQFMLDLHTEEHGYIEVAPPFMCNAQTMTGTGQLPKFAEDMYAIPLDGLYPIPTAEVPVTNMYANEIVDKELPICHTAYTPCFRREAGSAGKDTRGLLRVHQFDKVEMVKFTTPETSEEEHEKLTLDAEKVLQLLGLHYRVIELCTGDLGFSAAKCYDIELWAPAQDKWLEVSSCSNFHDYQARRANIRYRNEDGKPAFVHTINGSGVALPRLVIAIMENYQNEDGSIDLPEVLWPYMGGLQKLA